GAAGGAGATTCCGGTGACGCCTAAGAAAACAGCTATCGgtgcagcagctgctgcagccTGACCGGGGTTTGGCGCACTATATACAAACTGAAGAAGAAACAACACTAAAAATGTTAGCACAGGTTAAGGCCAATTGCAATTCGGCCGTAAATCAAGTTTAAAGAGAGGAACAACATTTGTTTCGTAGTCGAACATGACAACAAAAACTGAGAATGTCATCTAACTGTCGGTTCGATTCCATGAAAATGGTTTCCCCAAGATCGGCATGTAACTCATGACTAGCGTTGTTATGATCAATAAAGAAATTAATGTTTTTATTGATCGAAGAAACGAGATTGCTATAGTAAACGCATCTTAGGCTCTTTTCCACAATGTGTCAGTTTTAAACAGGGCATGAGGCATGTTATTTGTAAGCAAGGAATGGAGCAGCTTACCCTGCGTATGCATTTGTAAACAAGGAATGAAACAGCTGCTCCCATGAGAGGAGAGATGACCCACGAAGAAGTAACTCGCGCCAAGGAACTCCAGAAAACAGCGCCGACGCCTCCATAAACAAGCCCGAAGCCGACCATGGCTCCGACAATACAATGCGTCGTAGAGACGGGCCAACCGTAGAAAGAAGCCACCtaaaacgagaaaaaaaaaaaaccatcattTAGTATTAGACTAAGCATCGACGAACTTTCACATACCTTTCTACGTAATTAAAACAGCTGAAGAAACACACAGATGAAACTTCTAACGAAAGAGCACTATGCCGTTCTTTAGTCCCTTCCTATTTTCAACGCGCTTCGTTTGAGTAAAATTCACTAAATGCATTTAGTATTTTGCCgacaaaaagaaaatgttaCGTAAATGCGATAAGAGTTCACAGAGATATTAACAATCTGAAAAGTACATTATATAGATGAGATTATATACGGCACAATTTCGCAGATTAATGGTCCATTCGTGGGCTATTGTTCGTTTCAGCAATCATTCAAGACACTTCCACATTTGATACTTCCAATTTAGAATTTTAGACGTAGTAATTCTTACGATTGTATAGTCTAGTAAGCAGCATGCTAGAGCAGAGTAAAAACACTATTATATCCGAGCATGCATTCTCATGTACGTGTCTGACTAAAAACATTGCAAACTTCAGAGACaagtttatggtaaaaatctcATTGGAATGTTTTCGTCACGGAATCCTAACAACTGGTACAAAAGAACGGATTTATAATAATTGGTATCGAGTCGGGCTGCGGATTGTCCACGTAGGTTTCTCTATGAGCAATGCAGTATATGAACTTATTAAGACCTGCAGCCAGGTGCCGGCGGcagcgagggaggagaggaggccGGCGAAGAGCAGGGAGTCGTTGGCGCGGAAGACGGAGGCGACGAGGATGCCCTTCTGCATGGTGCTGGTGACGTGGGTGCCCATGAGGAAGGCGCCCGCGAACTCCAGCACGGCGGCCGTCAGCACCGCCTGCCGCAGCGTCAGCGCCCCCGACCCCACCGACGTCCCCATCGCGTTCGCCACGTCGTTCGCGCCGATGTTCCACGCCATGTAGAACCCCGACAGCAGCGTCGCGTGCGCCAGCGCCCGCGTCTTcagcccgccgccgccgcccgtcACCGACGGCATCGCCAGCGGCAGCGCCAGAGCCGCGAAGGCGATCGCCGCGCACACGGCGAAGGCCGTCCGCGACGACACGCCGAAGGCCCGGGCCATCTCCGGCAGCTCggccgtggcggcggcggcatccgGGCGGCGATCGTCGCCGGCCTCGGCGAGGGACGAGGATGCGGTGGCCGAAGGAACGAACTGGAGGCGGCGGAGCGAAAGCGAAAGCGAAAGCGAAAGTGAAGGAGAATGCGACGGAGAACGGTAATTCACGAGacccgaagaagaagaagaagagtcgGATGGCGACGGAGAAAAGATGTTGTAATAGTTTTGAATTACGCGAATGCGAGGATTCGAATTGCGGAGAAAGAAGGGGTTGTtgttgtgtttggttggggtgaAGTTGGGAGAGGAGAGGCTAATCATGATGAAGtgttgagagggagaggaggagagattATGGTGAAGGGGTGTGGGTGTAGTTcgactttttgttttttcttttttttggggttttCCAATTTTTGGGGGAAGTGTTAACTCTTTTAGTTTAATTAGGTGGTGGAAGAAGTGGAGACGCAGCTGAAACTGGGGAATGAGTGGTGGGGGTGGAGGGAACTAAGATTCCCTCCTCATCCACAACTgcccactatatatatttataactgTAGCAACCGCTATATCCATATCCTCCTCCAAAATCACGGAAAATCATCGCATTCGCAGTGTTTgacaaaatattctaaatatattGTAAAGTTTAATGTTTTCAAACTTGGATCAGATAGTGATTCGAAAATAATATTATTGGGTCAGAAATTACTGGTTGAACAGTAATATCAGTAttacatcataaatatttaattattaatttaattttactttgtattattttagtatcatatttgattataaaataataatttttagactaaattaaatagatatacATTTTCAAGCTTCTGACTTTAAGCTGTTGAATTCTAATATAACTTATTAAAAGAATCCGGCCGGTTTggttaaaatcaaattaagcaGTTCGCCGGCTTGATAGTTGAATCGCCAATTTGACTGATTAAAAGcgatttttttaacttatctgATTTAGAGGACTGAATTGAACTGTTTTATAAAGTAGGTCACAGTCAGACTAGTGAAATCGACTAGTTCAAcctcattttttatattattgatattTAAGTATGAGATTGGACTCATAGTTTGAGTCTCGGCAGTTTAGATATTATTGTCAGAAGACAATAATCCGAttctttaaaaaagaagaaagaaaatttctCGCATTATTGTTGTTTTCAACTTATCTTCTACCAAAAAGAACGTTTATTAgtttttacattttgtaagtTTAAGATTTTGAAATGATTGTTAAATTATGATGCGTGATAAAATGGAAATTAATAGGTAAATAATGtttgtgatattttaatatagTAGATTTGTATGAATTAAATGAAATTATTCAATAAACCATGAATTTTTGTAGGTGTAATAAAGAAATATTCATCTGTCTAGTT
The nucleotide sequence above comes from Ananas comosus cultivar F153 linkage group 17, ASM154086v1, whole genome shotgun sequence. Encoded proteins:
- the LOC109723112 gene encoding inorganic phosphate transporter 2-1, chloroplastic; the encoded protein is MISLSSPNFTPTKHNNNPFFLRNSNPRIRVIQNYYNIFSPSPSDSSSSSSGLVNYRSPSHSPSLSLSLSLSLRRLQFVPSATASSSLAEAGDDRRPDAAAATAELPEMARAFGVSSRTAFAVCAAIAFAALALPLAMPSVTGGGGGLKTRALAHATLLSGFYMAWNIGANDVANAMGTSVGSGALTLRQAVLTAAVLEFAGAFLMGTHVTSTMQKGILVASVFRANDSLLFAGLLSSLAAAGTWLQVASFYGWPVSTTHCIVGAMVGFGLVYGGVGAVFWSSLARVTSSWVISPLMGAAVSFLVYKCIRRFVYSAPNPGQAAAAAAPIAVFLGVTGISFSAFPLSKIFPIALAQALACGTAGAVIVSRVIHKQLGHLLSTEAEKPAPTEKPHVQSIGFLSNIAGPTGAQLEIVYGVFGYMQVLSACFMSFTHGGNDVSNAIGPLAAALSILHGGASGAEIVIPTDVLAWGGFGIVAGLMMWGYRVISTIGRKITELTPTRGFAAEFAAASVVLVASKLGLPISATHTLVGAVMGVGFARGLNSVRAETVREIVASWVVTIPVGALLSVIYTWILTKILPSFV